Sequence from the Candidatus Deferrimicrobium borealis genome:
GGATCGCCTCCACCACGCCGTCGGCGATCCCGTCGAGGCACGAGGGATCCCGCAGGCGAGCCTCTTCGCGGGCGTTGCTGATGAAGGAGGCCTCGACCAGGACGGCCGTCATCCGGGCGCCCACGAGGACGTAGAACGGGGCCTGCTTCAGCCCGATGCTCTGCGCCCCCGGATAGCGGATGGAGACGTGGCGGACGACGGCGTCGTTCACCGTCTTTGCCAGGCGCAGCGACTCGTTCTTCCGCGCCCCGGTGAACATGTCGTCGATGATGAATTTTACCCCCTGGAGCTCGCGGAGCGGCACGCCGTTCTCGCGGGCGGCCAGTTCGAGGTCTTCGCGGTTCGACGCGCCGCGGGAGAGGACGTAGGTGGAAAACCCCTCCGCCCTCCGGTTCCGGCTGGCGTTGATGTGGAGGGAGACGAAGATATCGACCCCCCCCTTGTTCGCCATCGCCGTGCGCTCCTCCAGCGGGATGAAGACGTCCCCGTCGCGGGTCATCCGCACGTCGAACTCCACGGAGCGCGACAGCTTCTCGCGGATCCTCCGGCCGATCGCCAGCACGACGTCCTTCTCCTTCAGCCCCGTCGGGCCGATCGCGCCCGGGTCCTTCCCGCCGTGGCCCGGGTCGATCATCACCCGGACGCGGGGCTTCCGGGCCATGGGGGGGGGCGCAGCGGCGACGCGCGACGATTCCACCGACGGCGGGATCGCCGGAGGCGCGGAAGGGGCCGCCGGTTCGGCGGACGGCGTCCGGGGGGCAACGGACGGGGTGATCGCGGGTGGAAGCGTTGCCGGATCTTCCGATGACGGAACCGCGGCAACGGGGCCGGGGTGAGCGACGGCGTCGGGGGACGTCGGGAGAACGGGGACCTCCCCCTCCCCGTCGATGTCCACGATGATCCGGAACGGGGACTGGAGCGCGAAGACGCGATAGGAGCTCTCCCGCTCGAGGTCGATCACCACGCGCACCGTGTCCCGGTCGAACCGTCCCGCCCGAACTTGCCGAAGCAGGCCGTTGCGGACCTCGACCGGTTTGCGGCGGATCTCGTCCCGGATGCCGGCGCCGCGGATGTCGATGAAGATCCGGGGAGGAAGGCCGCGCGCCGGGTCCGCGGCGAGGAGGTTCGCCTTCCACGAGACCTCGTCGCCCGTGTCGATCGCGACGCGGGTGTAGATCTCGTTCGTCCAGGCCCGGATGTCGGAGACGCGCGGAGCGCCGGGGGCCGCGAAGAGCGGCGGCGAGGCGAGCAGGGAACCCGCCGCGCAGAGGAGGACGAGGATGGACGCGACGGGATGTCTCCGCAGGAGTGTCAAGTCGACCCTTTCCCCAGCCTCCCCTTCCATTCCGCGAGTCGCATCAACGCGTCCAGCGGGGAGAGCCGCTCCGGTTCGCACCGGCGGATCTGGTCCAGGACCGCTCCCTCGTCCCCGTGGGCGCGCCGGGCGAACAGCTCCATCTGGGCGTGGGCGGAATCCCTCGCGGCCCGCGGTCCCGCCAGCGTCGGAAGCCCGTACTCATTATACTCGGCGGATTCGAGGTTTTTCAAAATATCCCGGGCGCGGTCGACCACGGAGGCCGGCAGGCCGGCGAGCCGCGCCACCTGGATCCCGTACGACTTGCTCGCGCTCCCCTCGTCGATCCGCCGCAGGAAGATGATCTCCCCCTGCCACTCCCGCACCGCCACGTGGAAGTTGCGCGCGTTCGCGCACGTCGACACGATGTCGGTCAACTCGTGGAAGTGGGTGGCGAAGAGGACCTTCGGTCGGGACGGGGAATCGTGGAGGTGCTCCGCCACCGCCCAGGCGATGCTCAGCCCGTCGTAGGTGCTGGTCCCGCGCCCGACCTCGTCGAGAACCACCAGCGTCCGGTCGCTGACGCCGTCGAGGATCCGCGCCGTCTCGCGCATCTCCACCATGAAGGTGCTCTCCCCCCGGGAAAGGTCGTCGGAGGCGCCGATGCGCGTGAAGATCCGGTCCACGAGGCCGATCTCCGCGCGGTCCGCGGGGACGAAGGAGCCCGCGTGCGCCAGCAGCACGATGAGGGCCGCCTGGCGGATGTACGTGGATTTCCCCGCCATGTTCGGGCCGGTGAGTACGGCGAGGCGGGTCCCGTCGGGCGAGAGGAGGCAGTCGTTCGGCACGAAGGCGTGCCGCCCGAGGATCTTTTCCACGACCGGGTGGCGCCCGTTCTCGATGAGGATCTCCCTCCCGCCGTTCACCCGCGGCCGCCCGTACCCGTTCTCCGCCGCGAGTTCCGCGAACGAGAGGAGGACGTCGAGCTCGGCCACCCCTTCCGCCGCCGCGTAGACCGCCGGCAGGGTCCCCTTCAGTGAATCCCGCAGGGCGAGGAAGAGTTCCTCCTCCCGCGCGGCCCGCCCCTCCTGCGCGCGCAGCACCCGCCCCTCGAACTCCTTGAGCTCCGGCGTGATGTAGCGCTCCGCGTTGGCCAGGGTCTGCTTGCGGATGTAGTCGGGGGGGACCTTGTCGAGGTGGGTCCGCGTCACTTCGATGTAGTAGCCGAAGACGCGGTTGTAGCCGACCTTGAGACCGACGATCCCCGTGCGCTGCCGCTCCCGCGTCTCCATCTCCGCCAGCATCCCCTTGCCGTGGGTCAGGAGATGGGTCAGTTCGTCGACCTGGGCGTCGTACCCCGGACGGAAGACGCCCCCGTCCCTGTACCCGGGAGGCGGTGGATCGGCCAGCGCCGAGGAGATCCTTGCGACCACCGCGGCGTGGTCCCCGAGGAGCTCCTTCACCGACCGCAGGCGCTCCGCGCGCGGCTCCCCGAGGGCGGCCCCGATCGCGGGAATCGCCGCCAGGTTGTCGCGCAGCGCCGCCACGTCGCGGGGGCCGGAACGGTCCTGCGCCAGGCGGGAGGCGAGTCGGGAGAGGTCCCCCATCGCGTCGAACGGGGGGGAAAGGGACTTTCGGATCGCATGCGCCTCGAGAAGCTCCCCCACCGCGTCGTGCCGCCCCCCGATCCGCTCCACGTCGAGAAGCGGCGCGGCGAGCCACGCGCGCAGCATGCGGGCCCCCATCGGGGTCCGCGTGCGGTCGACCGCCCAGAGAAGGGATCCCTTCCGCTCCCCCGACATGGTGGAGAAGATCTCCAGCGTACGGACGGCGGTCTCGTCCAATGCCAGGTAGCGCCGTCCTTCGCGCTCCGTCACCCGTCCGATCTCCGAGAGGGCCGCCGGCTGGTGCAGAAACAGATAGTAGAGGGCCGCCCGGACGACGCCCCCCGACGGGTGGTCCGCGGGGGGGATCCCCCCGATCCCGGGCGGAGGCGGGAACGCCGCGACGGCCGTCGGGGAGAGGAGCGTGAGCAGCTTCCCTTCCAGGAGCCGCTTCCCGCGGGAGGTGGTCGGGTTCCCCTCCCCCTCGAGCGCGACGAACTCCGCGGGCGCGATCCGGAACAGGGCGTCCGCGAGCGCCTCCTCGGTGTCGCACGCCTCGTGGAAAAACTCGCCGGTGGTGGCGTCGAGCGCGGCGCAGGCGAACGGGGCGACGAACCGGACGGCGGCCAGGAAGTTGTTCCCCCGGGAATCGAGGCACTCCTCGCTGAAGACCAGCCCCGGGGTGACCACCTCGGTCACCTCCCGACGGAAGATCCCCTTCTGGCCGGGCTCCTCGATCTGCTCGCAGATGGCGACCTTGCATCCCTGCCGGATCAACTTCGACAGGTAGGCGTTCCGCGCGTGGTGCGGAACGCCGCACATCGGGATGTTCGACTCCTTGTCGCGCGAGGTCAGCGCGATGTCGAGAAGGCGGGAGGCGCGCAGGGCGTCCTCGAAGAACATCTCGTAGAAATCGCCCATGCGGAAGAAGAGGATGCAGTCCCGGTAGCGGGACTTGATCTCCACGTACTGCCGCATCGCGGGGGTCAGCGGAAGGGTCATATCGGAGCGGGAACGGGGGGGACCCGGCGCCCGGTTACGGGGTCAGGGGGCCGAAAACCGCCGATAGACGGCGGCGGGATTCGAGGAGCGACTCGGGGAGGACGCGGGTTTCCCGGACCGGGGTCATGAAATTCGTGTCGCCCGCCCAGCGGGGAACGAGGTGGACGTGGAGGTGCTCTACGATCCCTGCGCCGGCGGCCTTGCCCAGGTTCATCCCGACATTCATCCCATCGGTTCGATATTCCTTCGCAAGTTCCCGTGAACCAAGGGAAACAAGGGAGAATAGTTCGCGCAACTCCTCGCTCGAGAGGTCCCACAGGTTCGCCACGTGTCGACGGGGGGCGATCAGCACATGCCCGTTGTTGTAAGGGTATCGGTTCAGGATCGCGACGGTGCCGGGGTACAGCCCGATAAGGAGCCGCTCCGGCTCTTCGAGGTCCCCATCGGGGACACAGAAAACGCACGCCGCCGTTCCCCCGCCTCCGCCCGCCTGGCGGACATATTCCATCCGCCACGGAGAGAAGATCCGGTCCACCGTCAGCCGTTGACCATTTCCCGCAGTTCCTTGCCGACCTTGAAGAAGGGGATCCGCTTCTCGGGGATGGCGACCTTCTCGCCCGTCTTCGGGTTGCGTCCTTCCTTCGCCCGACGGGTCCGCACGGTAAAGCTCCCGAACCCGCGGATCTCGATCTTTTCGCCGCGGTGGAGGGCGTCCTTCATGTTGAGGAAGACCGTGTCGACGATGACCTCGCACTCTTTCTTGGTCAGGCTCGTAAGTGACTCGGACAGCTTCTCCACCAGGTCGCTCTTCGTCATTCCAGTGTCCCTCCGAAAGATTTATTGGGCGAGAAAATCGAGTCGCAGGTGGTTTCCGGATATCTTCTCGTCGATCAGGGTGCGCATCTCCTCCCGGAGCAGTTCGAGGAAGGAGATCTTCTTCTTCGGCGGGGTCACGACCTTCGGCTCTCCGGAGATCTTCCCGAGCTTCCCCGCGTCGGAGATCGCGTCCTCCAGGTCCCCGAGCACGTCGACCAGCCCCAGCCCCTTGGCCTGCTCCCCGGTGAAGATCCGCCCGTCCGCGATCCGGAGGACATCTTCCCGGTTGAGGCTCCGGCCGTCCGCCACGGCGTTGACGAACTGAAGGTGGACGTTGTCGACGACCCCCTGGAGAAGATCCCGCTCCTGGGGCGTCATGTCGCGCATGGGGGAACCGATGTCCTTGAAGACGCCGCTTTTCACCGTCATCCCCTTGAGGCCGATCTTCTCCACAAGGTCCTTCACGTTCATGAACGGCATGACGACGCCGATGGAGCCGGTGATCGTCCCCGGGTTCGCGTACACCCGCTGGGTCGCGCAGGCGATGTAATAGCCTCCGGATGCCGCCAGCGCCCCCATGCTGGCGAGGATCGGTTTTTTCGCCCGCGCCTTTTTCACTTCCTCGTAGATCTCCTGCGACGGGGCCACCCCGCCTCCGGGGGAGTTGATCCGAAGGACGATCGCCTTGACCGAGTCGTCCTTGACGAACTTCTTC
This genomic interval carries:
- the mutS gene encoding DNA mismatch repair protein MutS, producing MTLPLTPAMRQYVEIKSRYRDCILFFRMGDFYEMFFEDALRASRLLDIALTSRDKESNIPMCGVPHHARNAYLSKLIRQGCKVAICEQIEEPGQKGIFRREVTEVVTPGLVFSEECLDSRGNNFLAAVRFVAPFACAALDATTGEFFHEACDTEEALADALFRIAPAEFVALEGEGNPTTSRGKRLLEGKLLTLLSPTAVAAFPPPPGIGGIPPADHPSGGVVRAALYYLFLHQPAALSEIGRVTEREGRRYLALDETAVRTLEIFSTMSGERKGSLLWAVDRTRTPMGARMLRAWLAAPLLDVERIGGRHDAVGELLEAHAIRKSLSPPFDAMGDLSRLASRLAQDRSGPRDVAALRDNLAAIPAIGAALGEPRAERLRSVKELLGDHAAVVARISSALADPPPPGYRDGGVFRPGYDAQVDELTHLLTHGKGMLAEMETRERQRTGIVGLKVGYNRVFGYYIEVTRTHLDKVPPDYIRKQTLANAERYITPELKEFEGRVLRAQEGRAAREEELFLALRDSLKGTLPAVYAAAEGVAELDVLLSFAELAAENGYGRPRVNGGREILIENGRHPVVEKILGRHAFVPNDCLLSPDGTRLAVLTGPNMAGKSTYIRQAALIVLLAHAGSFVPADRAEIGLVDRIFTRIGASDDLSRGESTFMVEMRETARILDGVSDRTLVVLDEVGRGTSTYDGLSIAWAVAEHLHDSPSRPKVLFATHFHELTDIVSTCANARNFHVAVREWQGEIIFLRRIDEGSASKSYGIQVARLAGLPASVVDRARDILKNLESAEYNEYGLPTLAGPRAARDSAHAQMELFARRAHGDEGAVLDQIRRCEPERLSPLDALMRLAEWKGRLGKGST
- a CDS encoding integration host factor subunit beta, whose product is MTKSDLVEKLSESLTSLTKKECEVIVDTVFLNMKDALHRGEKIEIRGFGSFTVRTRRAKEGRNPKTGEKVAIPEKRIPFFKVGKELREMVNG
- a CDS encoding N-acetylmuramoyl-L-alanine amidase, producing the protein MTLLRRHPVASILVLLCAAGSLLASPPLFAAPGAPRVSDIRAWTNEIYTRVAIDTGDEVSWKANLLAADPARGLPPRIFIDIRGAGIRDEIRRKPVEVRNGLLRQVRAGRFDRDTVRVVIDLERESSYRVFALQSPFRIIVDIDGEGEVPVLPTSPDAVAHPGPVAAVPSSEDPATLPPAITPSVAPRTPSAEPAAPSAPPAIPPSVESSRVAAAPPPMARKPRVRVMIDPGHGGKDPGAIGPTGLKEKDVVLAIGRRIREKLSRSVEFDVRMTRDGDVFIPLEERTAMANKGGVDIFVSLHINASRNRRAEGFSTYVLSRGASNREDLELAARENGVPLRELQGVKFIIDDMFTGARKNESLRLAKTVNDAVVRHVSIRYPGAQSIGLKQAPFYVLVGARMTAVLVEASFISNAREEARLRDPSCLDGIADGVVEAIRYYGQNGILAHSGS
- a CDS encoding HIT domain-containing protein, which gives rise to MEYVRQAGGGGGTAACVFCVPDGDLEEPERLLIGLYPGTVAILNRYPYNNGHVLIAPRRHVANLWDLSSEELRELFSLVSLGSRELAKEYRTDGMNVGMNLGKAAGAGIVEHLHVHLVPRWAGDTNFMTPVRETRVLPESLLESRRRLSAVFGPLTP
- the sppA gene encoding signal peptide peptidase SppA, with the protein product MAEPYLSAPVRRKPFLRGCLTVVLVLGGFFALLLIISRMDDLPVARGERVAVIPVSGLISDSEPTIEQLKKFVKDDSVKAIVLRINSPGGGVAPSQEIYEEVKKARAKKPILASMGALAASGGYYIACATQRVYANPGTITGSIGVVMPFMNVKDLVEKIGLKGMTVKSGVFKDIGSPMRDMTPQERDLLQGVVDNVHLQFVNAVADGRSLNREDVLRIADGRIFTGEQAKGLGLVDVLGDLEDAISDAGKLGKISGEPKVVTPPKKKISFLELLREEMRTLIDEKISGNHLRLDFLAQ